From Paenibacillus graminis, a single genomic window includes:
- a CDS encoding MFS transporter: MTTKVSLAEKMVFSGGLLGQNMLYSFMSMYILFFYTDLLGISTTTASAILVTASVVDACLDPVMGMITDKTRSRWGKFRPYLLFSPFLIAAATVLCFMDFGISSTLTVTIAALSYLLWGMLYTVCDTPLWALSSVISKDPAERTLVVTLGKIGGTIGAVVITIGGIQLLLAFGGERSTTAYLYSAVIVAVIAALSIFLTGILSRERVVPSAERISFRKNLQTVYRNKPLLTLLASLLIINLVNGIRQSIQLYYVVYVWGDAGYGTQVGISLVAGMLLGMIAAPRLLAFFSKKSVFIWSCILGSLSCLVPYLIGDQNVLFTLVFFGISFFFSGMTIIVSTSMLLDTIDYSEWKLGFRGEGIVFSTNTFITKFSGAVSRLIIGASLGVLNYVENQPVTPRLQHGLSLVMFLLPALCFLAAIIPILFYNISDKQRIQVLMDLEKHRAM, from the coding sequence TTGACCACCAAAGTATCATTGGCCGAAAAAATGGTGTTCTCCGGCGGATTGCTGGGCCAAAATATGCTCTACAGCTTCATGTCGATGTACATCCTGTTCTTCTATACGGATCTGCTGGGCATATCCACAACGACAGCCAGTGCCATTCTGGTTACCGCAAGTGTTGTTGACGCGTGCCTGGACCCGGTGATGGGGATGATCACGGATAAAACGCGGTCCAGGTGGGGGAAGTTTAGGCCTTATCTGCTGTTTTCCCCTTTCCTGATCGCTGCCGCAACCGTCCTATGCTTCATGGATTTTGGCATTTCTTCTACTCTTACCGTAACTATTGCAGCCCTCTCTTACCTGCTGTGGGGTATGCTTTATACCGTCTGCGACACTCCCCTCTGGGCGTTATCCTCTGTAATCTCCAAAGATCCGGCGGAACGGACACTGGTTGTCACTTTGGGCAAAATCGGCGGAACCATCGGTGCAGTAGTCATCACTATTGGAGGCATTCAGCTTCTGCTTGCGTTTGGCGGCGAGAGAAGTACTACGGCTTACCTGTATTCTGCGGTGATCGTGGCGGTTATTGCTGCGTTGTCCATATTTCTGACGGGAATCCTCTCCCGGGAAAGAGTAGTCCCCTCTGCAGAACGGATTTCTTTCCGGAAGAATCTGCAAACTGTTTACAGAAACAAGCCTCTGCTCACCCTGCTGGCCTCTTTGCTGATTATCAATTTGGTCAACGGCATCAGGCAGAGCATTCAGCTCTACTATGTCGTTTATGTCTGGGGAGATGCCGGTTATGGAACCCAGGTGGGAATCAGCCTGGTAGCGGGCATGCTGCTCGGCATGATTGCAGCACCCAGACTGCTTGCTTTCTTTTCCAAGAAAAGCGTGTTCATCTGGTCCTGCATTCTGGGCAGTCTCTCCTGCCTTGTGCCTTATCTCATTGGGGACCAGAATGTTCTGTTTACGCTCGTGTTCTTTGGGATCAGCTTCTTTTTCTCGGGGATGACCATCATTGTCAGCACATCGATGCTGCTGGATACGATTGACTATTCAGAGTGGAAGCTGGGCTTCCGGGGGGAAGGGATTGTGTTCTCAACGAACACCTTTATCACCAAATTCAGCGGGGCTGTATCCAGATTGATCATTGGGGCAAGTCTGGGAGTGCTGAACTACGTGGAGAACCAGCCGGTTACACCGCGGCTCCAGCATGGTCTGAGCCTGGTGATGTTTTTACTGCCCGCACTCTGTTTCCTGGCTGCCATTATTCCAATTCTGTTCTATAATATTAGCGACAAGCAGCGGATACAGGTATTGATGGATTTGGAGAAGCACCGTGCTATGTAA
- a CDS encoding NADH:flavin oxidoreductase gives MSNQQQHIHSLKSLFEPYKVHKLIIPTRIVMSPMARAFSPGGVPGEDVAAYYRRRAENEVGLIITEGVVIGHPAASSEPRLPGINGEAAMNGWREVVRQVHQAGGTIVPQLVHMGMIRPMGAEPFPEAPSMGPSGLDMEGNQVTVPMTEEEIADVIQAFANAAANAKQIGFDGVELHGAHGFLIDQFFWKKTNQRTDRYGGDFLQRTQFAVQVVQAVRAAVGPDYPISMRLSQWKMGDYAAKLVDTPEQLEQFLNVLVQAGVDIFHISTRRFWDPEFEGSELSLAGWVKKLSGKTTITVGSVGMEDNSAEDGDASHPGLEELLRRLERQEFDLIAVGRALLGDPAWAKKIREGRFDEIKAFTPEATAVLF, from the coding sequence TTGAGCAACCAGCAGCAGCACATTCATTCACTGAAATCCTTGTTTGAACCGTATAAGGTTCATAAATTAATTATACCTACCCGCATCGTAATGTCGCCAATGGCGCGGGCTTTTTCACCTGGAGGTGTTCCCGGAGAGGACGTCGCCGCGTATTACCGCCGCCGTGCGGAGAATGAGGTGGGGCTTATTATCACGGAAGGTGTGGTTATTGGCCACCCGGCTGCCAGCAGTGAACCGAGACTGCCGGGAATTAATGGGGAAGCTGCTATGAACGGCTGGAGGGAAGTCGTCCGGCAGGTGCATCAAGCTGGAGGGACTATAGTTCCGCAGCTTGTGCATATGGGAATGATTCGTCCAATGGGAGCTGAGCCCTTCCCGGAAGCACCTTCTATGGGCCCTTCAGGGCTGGATATGGAAGGAAATCAAGTGACTGTGCCTATGACAGAAGAAGAAATTGCGGACGTTATTCAGGCTTTTGCCAATGCGGCAGCGAATGCCAAGCAGATTGGTTTTGACGGTGTTGAGCTTCATGGTGCACACGGTTTTCTGATCGACCAGTTTTTCTGGAAAAAAACCAATCAGCGGACGGACCGCTATGGCGGTGATTTCCTCCAGCGTACCCAATTTGCTGTACAGGTTGTGCAGGCGGTCCGCGCAGCTGTGGGGCCGGATTATCCGATCTCTATGCGGCTGTCCCAATGGAAAATGGGAGATTACGCTGCGAAGCTGGTGGATACCCCGGAACAGCTGGAGCAATTCCTGAATGTGCTGGTCCAGGCAGGGGTGGATATATTCCATATCTCGACGCGGCGGTTCTGGGACCCGGAATTCGAAGGTTCGGAGCTTAGCTTGGCCGGATGGGTTAAGAAACTTAGCGGGAAAACAACGATTACAGTTGGCTCCGTCGGGATGGAAGATAATTCAGCGGAGGACGGGGATGCCAGTCATCCGGGACTGGAGGAATTACTGAGACGGCTGGAGCGTCAAGAATTTGATCTTATTGCCGTCGGCCGTGCACTGCTCGGCGATCCGGCTTGGGCCAAGAAAATACGCGAAGGGCGGTTTGACGAGATTAAAGCCTTTACACCGGAAGCAACGGCTGTTCTGTTCTAA
- a CDS encoding asparaginase: MIIPVPEVNFTASPFYNRSLRNVVILATGGTIAGSGEAHKTLNYEPGALPIQDLLDSVPHLERVANCAGVQVSNLCSADITSEHWLTLAALINTLALREDVHGFVITHGTDTLDETSYFLNLVIKTDKPVIITGSMRPATAISADGPLNLYQSVALAANPEASGQGVMVVFAEGIYSGRDVQKVNTFKANAFDERDFGCLGYMRDSEAFFYTRSLKKHTTAAQFDISALEQLPQVSVAYFHVDADPGILDYLATLSKGIVIAGAGGGIYSKPWIDKVGELKNNDIPVVRCSRISSGITLKDSYIDLSANSIPCNSLVPQKARILLSLALTQTTGYEEIAAMFNEY; this comes from the coding sequence ATGATTATTCCAGTTCCGGAAGTGAACTTTACAGCCTCCCCTTTTTATAATCGCAGCCTCAGAAATGTGGTCATTCTCGCCACCGGCGGCACCATTGCCGGCAGCGGCGAAGCGCATAAAACCTTGAATTACGAGCCCGGTGCCCTGCCGATACAGGATTTGCTGGACAGCGTCCCCCATCTTGAACGTGTTGCTAATTGTGCGGGAGTACAGGTCAGCAATCTGTGCAGCGCCGATATAACCAGTGAGCACTGGCTGACCCTGGCGGCCCTGATCAACACCCTGGCACTCCGCGAAGATGTGCATGGTTTTGTGATCACGCACGGCACGGATACCCTGGACGAAACGTCGTACTTTCTTAATCTCGTGATCAAAACGGACAAACCGGTTATCATCACCGGCTCCATGCGTCCGGCTACGGCAATCAGTGCAGATGGGCCGCTGAATCTGTACCAGTCGGTAGCTCTGGCGGCCAACCCGGAAGCTTCCGGCCAAGGAGTCATGGTGGTGTTTGCCGAAGGGATCTACAGCGGCCGGGATGTGCAGAAGGTCAACACCTTTAAGGCCAATGCCTTTGATGAACGGGATTTTGGATGTCTCGGCTATATGCGGGACAGCGAGGCTTTTTTCTACACCAGATCGCTCAAAAAGCATACCACCGCCGCCCAGTTTGACATTTCCGCCCTGGAACAGTTGCCGCAGGTGTCCGTAGCCTACTTCCATGTCGATGCCGATCCGGGAATCCTGGATTATCTGGCTACCCTATCCAAAGGCATTGTCATTGCCGGAGCAGGCGGGGGCATCTACAGCAAACCCTGGATCGATAAAGTCGGCGAGCTCAAAAATAACGATATCCCCGTTGTCCGCTGCTCGCGGATTTCCAGCGGGATTACGCTGAAGGATTCCTATATCGACCTTTCTGCCAATTCGATTCCCTGCAACAGCCTGGTGCCGCAGAAGGCACGGATCCTGCTCTCGCTGGCGCTGACCCAAACAACGGGATATGAGGAAATCGCTGCAATGTTTAACGAATACTAA
- a CDS encoding TetR/AcrR family transcriptional regulator encodes MASVLPPNPKDPRVIRTRQLILDAFIRQLNRKDFNSITISDITSSATINRATFYAHFPDKYALLEAMLSEAFSRLVLDKIDAEAPLTEESLQKLIIALCDYHESSRHCVKKYDSVALMIEENIKLQLEKLLLQLLSRAAADTADLKEITTAAIMLSCSVYGLTYRWNREGRIESPAVLAQRIVPLISGGIPFLYPPGNHAGMQRYE; translated from the coding sequence ATGGCCAGTGTGCTTCCTCCCAACCCCAAAGATCCGCGTGTCATCCGGACACGGCAATTAATTCTGGACGCCTTCATCCGGCAGTTAAACCGCAAGGACTTCAACTCCATAACGATCAGTGATATAACTAGCAGCGCTACTATTAACCGTGCTACGTTTTATGCGCATTTTCCGGATAAATATGCACTGCTTGAAGCCATGCTCTCAGAAGCATTCAGCCGGCTTGTGCTTGACAAAATTGATGCAGAGGCACCTTTGACAGAGGAGTCGCTTCAGAAGCTTATTATTGCCTTGTGTGATTATCATGAATCAAGCCGCCATTGCGTTAAGAAATACGATTCAGTAGCCCTGATGATTGAAGAAAATATTAAGCTCCAGTTGGAGAAACTCTTGCTTCAATTACTCTCTAGAGCAGCAGCAGACACTGCGGATCTGAAAGAGATAACAACGGCAGCAATCATGTTAAGCTGCTCGGTCTATGGCTTAACCTACCGCTGGAATAGGGAAGGAAGAATAGAATCCCCGGCAGTCTTGGCCCAAAGAATAGTGCCGCTGATTTCAGGTGGAATCCCCTTCCTGTATCCCCCGGGCAATCATGCGGGAATGCAGAGGTACGAATGA
- a CDS encoding AAA family ATPase, giving the protein MKRLVMITVGKTHSGKTTFAQKLEQHLYNSVVIDRDTHAEFINTYYKSMLPIQGANTLKNAISRTIIDYAVHETNLHLILCNANRGRRGRLDLLEYFQLKGFVRILVHFDIPDQVLEARIAGSQRSTAIFRSASTFEEVLLRQQAETDHGDVIAPAEDEADYLFVIRHSNEVPATLQKILDIAQSL; this is encoded by the coding sequence ATGAAGAGATTAGTGATGATTACCGTCGGGAAAACACATAGCGGGAAAACTACTTTTGCCCAAAAATTAGAGCAGCACTTGTACAACTCAGTCGTAATTGACCGGGATACCCATGCTGAATTTATCAACACCTATTATAAAAGCATGCTGCCCATACAAGGTGCCAACACCCTCAAAAACGCCATCTCCCGGACCATTATTGATTATGCAGTCCATGAAACCAATTTGCATCTCATCTTATGCAACGCTAATCGCGGCCGCAGAGGCCGTTTGGATTTGCTTGAATATTTTCAACTCAAAGGTTTTGTGCGCATACTTGTTCATTTTGATATTCCCGATCAGGTTCTTGAAGCCCGGATAGCCGGCAGTCAGCGAAGTACAGCGATTTTCAGGAGTGCTTCTACTTTTGAAGAAGTTCTTCTCCGCCAGCAAGCCGAGACAGATCATGGCGATGTTATTGCACCGGCAGAAGATGAAGCGGACTATTTGTTCGTGATTAGACATAGTAATGAGGTCCCGGCTACTTTGCAAAAAATCTTGGATATTGCTCAAAGCTTGTGA
- a CDS encoding GNAT family N-acetyltransferase produces MIELEVQDYYKGLPALDQVKINTLFARAVLEQRIPGKVYADSKEKPDAFYVVHPYGMSLVYGNATNPDIQRWLSDYITDKAEIRVHAEWLQGDPAGAWSERIDAVAAAHNSVLPGSGGVSQQDDQRAIQRNTRVNFRLDHEAYFAARAQFFKQDADLVRTGKEHFSAQAGSVVPRFFWRDEEHFLAEGIGYSILEDGRVVSTAFSSCSTADQLEIGIETGEASRGKGYAFTVCAALIDYCFDHHLEPVWACRLENQGSYHLAQKLGFRPSLTLPYYRLVHR; encoded by the coding sequence ATGATTGAACTGGAGGTTCAAGACTATTACAAAGGGCTGCCCGCGCTGGATCAAGTGAAAATAAACACACTTTTTGCCAGAGCTGTGCTGGAGCAGCGTATTCCGGGGAAAGTGTATGCCGACAGCAAAGAAAAGCCGGATGCGTTCTATGTCGTCCATCCTTATGGAATGTCATTGGTCTATGGAAATGCAACGAACCCAGACATTCAGCGCTGGTTGTCGGATTACATAACAGACAAAGCGGAAATCCGCGTACACGCGGAGTGGCTGCAGGGTGATCCCGCCGGAGCATGGAGTGAACGGATCGATGCTGTAGCAGCTGCGCATAACAGCGTATTACCGGGGAGCGGCGGGGTGTCTCAACAGGACGATCAGCGGGCCATACAGAGAAATACCAGAGTGAACTTCCGTTTAGACCATGAAGCCTATTTTGCAGCCCGCGCACAGTTCTTCAAGCAGGATGCAGACCTGGTACGAACAGGAAAAGAGCATTTCTCTGCCCAGGCCGGTTCTGTGGTTCCGCGCTTTTTTTGGCGGGATGAGGAGCATTTTCTGGCTGAAGGCATCGGCTACAGTATACTGGAGGATGGCCGGGTTGTTTCTACTGCGTTTTCATCCTGCTCCACGGCGGATCAGCTCGAAATCGGGATTGAGACAGGGGAAGCCTCACGGGGGAAGGGGTACGCATTTACCGTATGCGCAGCCTTGATCGATTATTGCTTTGACCATCATCTGGAGCCGGTATGGGCCTGCCGCCTGGAGAATCAGGGGTCTTATCATTTGGCGCAGAAGCTGGGCTTTCGGCCGTCGCTGACGCTGCCGTATTACCGGCTGGTGCACAGGTAA
- a CDS encoding PIG-L deacetylase family protein, which produces MDSSILYSLMSPPDLAECRRILCIQPHPDDNEVGMGGTVAAFAAKGCEIHYLTVTNGDLGSSDGKHSPAEIAVIRSRELETAGRSLGATVFHQLPHSDGTLEHIPALAAEIAEIIRTVQPDAVFCPDPWLPYEAHYDHIVTGRAAAQAFLSSGLPLYPRGTSTRPWQPKALGFYLTSEPNTVIDITGCFDQKLAAMALHSSQFSGEMLALYRLYFKEKGHQLAEGKDFEIGEGFKVLSPLHLHCFVDAGLVQRV; this is translated from the coding sequence ATGGATTCATCCATCCTGTACAGCCTTATGTCTCCTCCCGATCTCGCGGAATGCCGCAGAATATTGTGCATTCAGCCCCACCCCGACGACAATGAAGTGGGGATGGGCGGAACGGTTGCCGCTTTTGCCGCAAAGGGCTGCGAGATTCATTACTTAACGGTGACCAATGGGGATTTAGGCAGCAGCGACGGGAAGCACTCTCCCGCCGAGATCGCTGTGATCCGTTCCAGGGAGCTGGAAACAGCGGGACGCTCGCTTGGCGCCACCGTATTCCATCAGCTTCCACACAGTGACGGCACACTTGAGCATATTCCGGCGCTGGCTGCGGAAATAGCCGAGATCATCCGCACCGTCCAGCCTGATGCGGTATTCTGCCCTGATCCATGGCTTCCCTATGAAGCCCACTACGATCATATTGTGACCGGGCGGGCGGCAGCACAAGCATTCCTCTCCTCGGGTCTCCCGCTGTATCCCCGCGGGACAAGCACCCGGCCCTGGCAGCCGAAAGCGCTGGGATTCTACCTGACCTCGGAACCGAATACGGTGATTGATATTACCGGCTGCTTCGATCAGAAGCTGGCTGCTATGGCGCTGCACAGCAGCCAGTTCAGCGGGGAAATGCTGGCACTATACCGGCTGTACTTCAAGGAGAAAGGACACCAGCTGGCAGAGGGGAAGGATTTTGAAATCGGGGAAGGGTTCAAGGTCCTGTCGCCGCTGCACCTGCATTGCTTTGTGGATGCCGGACTGGTGCAGAGGGTTTGA